The Panthera uncia isolate 11264 chromosome C1 unlocalized genomic scaffold, Puncia_PCG_1.0 HiC_scaffold_3, whole genome shotgun sequence genomic sequence GCTTTATGATTTCACCAGGGTTACTTAGATCCAAGAAACTTAACCTTCAGTCTTTAGTATATTGGCCAAAACTTGTTGGCTCTCTTCTAATATTGATCCCTATTAACATTTGTATACTTCTCGTTCTGAACATTGTTGTAAAAACTTCTAGGTTAACTAGGTGTGGCATGCTGCCATGCAAGGAAATGCCTAAGTGGGCAGGCACTGGGCCGTGCACCCACATCAGCTGGGAAGAAAGTGAGTGAGATCTCTAACTATATTTTGTTTGGGTTCTCTTCTGATTGGCTTATCAGCACATAAAAACCACAGGACACCGGTCAGTGGTGATGACAGACCCCGTGTTGGACCCACAGCCAACCGACAGCACTGGGGAGATGGATGGACTGTGCCCTGAGCTATTGCTGATCCCCCCATCTCTGTCTAACCGTGGAATCCTGGAGCCTGTCCAGAGCCCCTGTCCTGCTGGTAATCCCACACCTTTGCCTGCTGACCCAGGCTGCCTGCTGGTAGAGTCCACAGCAACTGAAGAGGACACAGGGAACATGGAGATCATTGTGGAAGCAGTAGCTGGAAACCTGtccccaggtgctcctggagagCCCCCAGGTACAAACATAGTTGCTACCAGGCCAGTGGGACAGTCAGCCCTGAGGTTTTGTCTGTGCTATTTTTGACCCTTCTATATAAATGTGATGAGAACACAaggtaacatttttattcttagagATGTTGTAATTTGATTTGCAGTTGGTGAATGTTGATTGAAGGCTGGCAAGGTGGTTCACAACCTGGTACTGAGCTCTTGGCAGAGTCTATCCCTGTGAGGGCTTCAAGTTTGCTAGGCAGCAATCCAGAAGGGAAGACCTTTCTGACACCTCTGCCCAATCCTTACTCCTATAGCCCTCGGGGAGTTTTTCCCCCATATTGACCCTCCCACTCGGGAACTGCAGCCAGGGATTAGGCAACAGGCCCAGCGCCTCCACCACCCTGGGCTTGGCAGGGCTTCCCAGAGGTAATCTGGTATTTCCTTGCCCTAGTTTCTTGTGTATAACATACTTAACTCATCCGAGGCATGTTGTCAAGAGTGGGAGTTGAACGTTTATATTTATTCTAGAAAAAAGACTCTCCCCTCTATTCTTCCCATATCTACAACTTCTTATTTTTAGGTAACTTCCCTGCTGTTAACTGCCATCCTCCAGCTATGGCTGTCACAACTTCCCTTGGCAGTGTAGTATAGTGACAGCAACTACTGGGAAAGATTAGCTGATTTGATCGTAGAGTATTTCTAACCTTCTGTGTAATGAAACAAGTAATAGGCAAAGAACAAACCTGGGAAAAACATTTGCAATACATGAGGAAGagttaatatctttaaaattcaaagagctatgaaataagaaaaagaaacggtgttttttgggttttttttttttagaaagggaaaaagaaacctaCAGGCACTTCAATAAGGAAGAGTAAAAATAGCCAATAACCATAAGGATGCATAATCTCACTAACACACAAATAAGttccagttaaaaataattatgaggggtgcctggctggctcagtcagaagagcagatgacttttttttttctttttaagtgtatttatttattgagagggagagagcgatcctatggggggaagggcagagaggaagggaaagaattccaagcaggctctgtgcagagactgatgtggggtttgaacccacaaacagtgagatcatgacctgagcctaaatcaagaatcagacgttcaactgattgagccacctggtgccccagagcatgtgactcttgatatcggggtcatgagtttgagccccacgtcgggtgtagaaattactaaaaaacaaaaaacaaaaaacaaaaaaacttaaaaaaaaataataacatttatgaaATGCCCATATTGCTTCTCAACTATggcaaaaattaaatgttttttataataCTTAGTGTTGGTAGGAAAACAGGTAACTGCCTTATAGCTTATAGAGTGTATAAATTAGCATAATCTTTTGAAGGTCATTTTATATAacgaactttaattttttttaatgtgtatttactttaaataaatgttatttaaagatgcttaaccgactgagccacccaggcacccctatataacAAACTTTAAACTGACCCAGTCATTCCCATTTCTAGGCCTCTGTCCTATAGAaaactcacacacatgcacaaggaGACAGGGGTAAAAGGATGTCCcgagcagctttatttataatgattgcaaataacccaaatgtccatcagtaagGGCAAGACTTCATTTTGACTTGTTCATGCCAGGAAGTACTCTGgactggacaaaaaaaaaatacaaggtagAGCTAAAGgtactcagaaaaaaaagtatctgataTATATAGCAagcggtggggcgggggcggggagggaagcaAATTGCAGAGAAATGACTGAAAAAGGCCTGAAAGAATAAGAATATACACCAAATTTTGTGTGAGAGTGTGGGggggttattttttctttatatacatcTATGTTATTTGAGTTGTCACACtgaacttttatttaaagaaatgataaaaaaaaaaaaaaaaaggattcccaGGGTAGACGTGGCACAGACCTGGGCTTGAGTCCTGGTTCCACCATTAACAGGCACCATGGCCTTAACCTTAGAACTCCAGTCCCCTCTTCTCGTAGGGCAACTGGAGCACCAAGTGAGTGTTTCCTACACCTTTGTCAAGGTCCTGCCCGTTGCTTAAGAAATGGCAGTGATTACTGTGAACGTGATTTGGGTCTTTTGGAAacagatattttccattttgtaaattACTGTGCCTTTGAAAAATCTCTTTACAGAATGTGAAAGTAATACTTTGTCATTTATACTGTACATGTTATCCGCAGATTGTCGTTTACTTCTCTTGGAAGTTCGTAATTTTTCATTTGGGCAAAATGTATTGCCTTTTCCTATGCTTTCCTTATTGGTTAATGCttgttgtatttatttagcaaatattaaatACCTATTTTGTGCCAAATATTGGGCCAGATACTCGGAATCCaactttagtatatgtgctgccgaagcgagcacttgATAGTGGGAATCCAAATGTATGTGCAAATAAATAGACTGTCCCTGACCTTATGGAGCTTACTGTCCAGGGATAGAACCAGACTTAAGGTCCATCTCCACTCTACTAATATTAAAAGATTCACCTACATTTTCTACTAGTAGCTAACTCCTGTGAGTCTCATTCCATCTGATTCTGTGCCTTTCTCTGTCGGTCCTCTGCCTGCAGGTGTCCTGGTAAAGGTGGTGGAGGTGTACTTCTGTGAGCGCTGTGAGCAGAGCTTCGCAGAGCCCACTCTGCTGGCCCTGCACCAGTGTACTGAGACCCTTATACAGCCTATGCAGGGCCTCTCTAGCCTTCCATGCTCTGTAGAGCTGACCCCCGGCAACCTcattctctctggccctctgcaGGGCCAGGGCCCACCAGATAGCCCCCTGCCATGCCCTGTGTGTAGACAGGAGTTTGCCCAACCCCAGGCCCTGAAGAGCCACTTCAAGATTCACCGGGCCACTCCCGACATCTTCTCCTGCCCAGAGTCTGGCTGTGTGTTCTCCGCTGAAGATCGCAAGGGTCTGCAGCACCACCTGAGGCAGGCCCACGCCACGGTTCCCGTGCCCTGTTCTTTCCGGGGCTGCCCCCTGCTCTTTGGGAGCCAGCAGGGCATGGAGCTGCACCGGCAGGCCCACTACCCTTTCCACTGCAACCATTGCAGCTTCGTGGGCTCCAACGTCAAACTCTTCCGGCAGCATCAGCGGAGCCATGGGGCCGGGACACAGGGAGAACTGTCTGCCCTTCAGGGTCTTCCATCCCAGGAGCTGCTGCCAGGTATGAGGCCAAAGGCCCAGCAGTGCCTTGCCTGGAATGCAGCCACGGTCAGTCTTACAGGACAGGCCGTTGATTCCAGTGCCATGAATGCATATGTGAATGCAAGGGATCGTGGAGCAGTGGCTCAGGAGGCCAGTATTACTGACTGACAGTGGAAGGCATCTAGAAACCCTGGACCAGTCAGAATATATAAGACAAGGAGCAAGTCTTTGTCCATGACAGTGAGTGATATTTGGCTTTAGCTGTGCTGTGGCCTTGAAGTTACTTAACCAGTATCCTTTTCTTGATCCATTTCAGAGCTTTCTGAGGGCAGAAGCTAAGATGTTCATCCGTGGCCGTAGCCACTGGTAGAATACCTGTAGACTTCTTTTTAGAGCACGTGGGATTGGGCCAGAGAAGCCgggattcttttaaaaagaaaccttctAGGAGGGTGGAGCCTCACTGATCCTTACTCCTCTCAGtctcaacaaaaacaaacaaacaaaaaaccaacaacaacaaaaaaaacggGCATGGGGTGGATAGAAGAGcaggagaaaatagagaaaccAGGCCTGGAAGGTCAGGATTCTGCTGAGAGACTTAGGCTTGCTAAGACCTGTTGGTGCTTTGTTCCCAAAGAGAAGACCCCTTTTTCCTGGGAAATAGTCTTGTATCTTTGCCTTCCTGAGGCATCTCCCTTTGTTGAGGGATAGAAGGGCTGGATTGGTGTGACCCTGTCTTGCTGATTAGGCTTCTCAGTAGAGCAGTTAAGAGGACAGACTGTGTTACCCTGCGTTGAGCCACCAGCCGTTAGCCCTGGGAACCCAAGCCAGGGAAGGGCTCTGTACCCATTCTGTCCCTCTCAGTCCCCTACCCCCACTGCAGTGATCTCAAAGCTCTTACCTTTCAGGGGTCTGAGGATGGTGTTATCTGAGGTTTGATTTACTCTAGGTTGGAGCATTAATGACAGCTTAGCTCTTGGTCTTCCTATCCTTGTCTTGAGTGATAATAAATGTATAGACTTAGAATCCGAGATCTCTTACACTAAATGGGGAGGGGGTGATTCTGCCAGCCAGTAAGAGGAGCAGTCCAAGCCTTCACTGCTGGCATTGGCTTCTATAGACATCATCGAATGTTATGTGTCTCCAGCTCCGAAACTGCCCAGTAGAGAGGGAGAGCCTTCAGAACAAGCAGATACGCCCTTGCCCAGGCGAGAGTCAGCTGACGAGGAGGACgtagaggaagaagaggggaatgGCACCTTAAAGGACTCCCAGAAAGCCCCAGAGAAAGCCCAGGGGGCTCAGCAGTTAGAAGGTAATGACATGGTTAGGCTTGAACCTCCTGGTGGTGGGGCGGAATGGATTGAGGGGAGCCTGGCATTGAGGCTCTGGGGTTTGGTTTCCTGGGCTTTGACTCATATCCCTTTGTTCCTACCCTTCCACTTTGACATGTCTAGTGGGAAAATGATAAATGAGTAAAGACTGTAGAAACAGAGCCGGGGTAAATAGAGTTTGCTCTCCTGGGCTGGTTTTCCTTGGGCAGAAAGCTTTTTtgcagggaaggagagggtgaTGTTCATCATACAAAGATGCTAGAGGTTATTGATCAGCAGCCTGACATGTCTGGCATTGGGCCCACTGAGATTTTGTTTCCGAAACCCTACTTCCCAGTTTTCTAACTCACTAGAACATTTGAAACCCATCCAGCCCACAGGGAGCACATTTATTGTCAAGGGAATAGAAAAGATCTGGTTGTATTTATGACCAGTTCTCTATGATCTAGAACTCAGTGAACCAGTGTTAGGAAGTGGGAGTGCTTTACCTTCTTCACTTCCCTTCTCCACACTCCATGGGGTTGTTTTCCTTCCAACCAACCCTGCTGATCCCACTGCCTACCTCCATGAACGAGGACAAGGAAGAACAAGAATGGTCCATCCGGATTGTTCTCTCGAGCAGCTCTAGACAAAGGCTTAGGAACAGTAGGTGGCTGGGTGAAGCACTTCAAATAGGTTTGCCACAAGGCTTGAGAAATCCTTGTGATATTGCTTCTTTCAATACTTGATTTCTCGTCTCTTCTTTGAGACCACGGTGTTTGAAGTGCTACTGTTTCGGTTTCCTGGAGAGAAACGGGAAAGGCCACACGATGTTTGTGTCTGGGCAGATTGTGGTTCTCCCATTATCTGGCCAGCCGCTGAGCTACCTTCTGTgcctttccctctcccaggggATGTGGCTTCTGGCACCGAGTCCCTCTTCAAGACCCACATGTGTCCAGAATGCAAGCGCTGCTTTAAGAAGCGGACCCATCTGGTGGAGCACCTGCATCTCCACTTCCCGGACCCCAGCCTCCAGTGCCCCAACTGCCAGAAGTTCTTCACCAGCAAGAGCAAGCTCAAGACCCATCTGCTGCGGGAGCTGGGCCAGAAGGCCCACCGCTGCCCGCTGTGCCACTACAGTGCGGTGGAGAGGAACGCGCTCAACCGCCACATGGCCAGCATGCACGAGGACATCTCCAACTTCTACTCAGACACCTACACCTGTCCCGTGTGCCGCGAGGAGTTCCGCCTCAGCCAGGCCCTCAAAGAGCACCTCAAGAGCCacacggcggcggcggcggcagagccgctgcccctccgctgctttcAGGAAGGCTGCGGCTACACGGCCCCCGACCGCAAGGCCTTCATAAGGCACCTGAAGGAGACCCATGGTGTGCGGGCCGTGGAGTGCCGCCATCACTCTTGTCCCGTGCTCTTCGCCACGGCCGAAGCCATGGAGGCCCATCACAAAAGCCACTACGCCTTCCACTGCCCACACTGCGACTTTGCCTGCTCCAATAAGCACCTGTTCCGCAAACACAAGAAGCAGGGCCACCCCGGCAGTGAAGAGCTGCGCTGCACCTTCTGCCCCTTTGCCACCTTCAACCCGGTGGCCTACCAGGACCACGTGGGCAAGATGCACGCCCACGAGAAGATCCACCAGTGCCCTGAGTGCAGCTTTGCCACCGCCCACAAGAGGGTGCTCATCCGCCACATGCTGCTGCACACCGGTGAGCTGGCTTCCCTGCTTCCCATAACGTAAGGGTGGCGATGAGGAGGGGGCGGCAGAAGTGAGCTTTTACTGTGTACAAGACACAGGAAGGGCCTTGCGTGCATTGTCTTGTTGGACCCAGTCTTCCTAGATATAAATCAAGCCTCAAGCCGAGTGTCACTCAGCTAATACGGTGGTTAAGCCACTGAGCCAAAGACTGTGCTCTCACTGCTGTGCTGCTGTGTCTCACCGTTAAGGCCCCGTCCAGTTCTGCTTGCCCTTCGTCAGGCTTGCCTGGGTCAGTACCCAGCCTGTTAGAGCGAAGAAACCCAGACGGGGGGAGATACCTTCCTTTGCAATTTGAGTTTTGAGGTGTGCTATGAGAGATGGGGCTAGGGGACTGAACCATCTACATATGTTGTAGCCTTGGCAGCCGACTCAGAGTCTAAATTGGTTACCAGCATTGCTGATGCTTTGAGTGACACAGCCACATCAGGCTTCCTCCTACAGCATcaccccatttgtgctctctagGCAAGCATCAGTGGGTTgacaagatattaaaaaaatctcatcaaaGATTTTTGGGAGGCCAGGTTTTAGGTAGCTTGGGgtaaagccattgtttccctgGAACAGGTCATTTCTACGCATGCTTTGGTCACCAAGCCTCGTTTTTCTGCGGCCTTTCCTAAAATCTTCATCTCTACGGTGCTTTATAGTTTAGAGTTCTTTTAGATAGATTACTTCATTTAACTCATAATAACAATCTTGTAAGGAAGACAGgtgaaaaagagaaactgaaCACTTAAATGGCCAGTttcaggatcacacagctagtatcaGAACCAGAGCCAGACCACCACGTTGCTTGCTTTTGACCGCGGGGAAATGGGCTGAGCGGGTAGGCAGGGATCACAGGGAAGGGTCCTGAAGGACCTGGTCTTGACCAACTACACAGACAGCTCTTCCTTGAGTGCTTGCTGGGCACTGCTGAGGACTTTGggacatctcatttaatcttctgtCAACCATGAGCAGTCAGTATTTTTGTTGCTCCCTCTTTGGAGCCAAGGAAACAGACTTGGAGGGGTTAAATGACCTCTCCAAAGCCATACGGTAGTAAGCTGGGATCTGAACCACCACTTGATAGCTCTGTGGTTTCTCTCTGCCTTggcttctttttctgtaaaatggggcagtcCTCCTCCGGGGGCTGTTGGGAGGAGTCAGTACGAGGGGACCTGGTACATAATGAGCATTCTATACATGTTGGCTATTGACGTCTTTGTTACTGTGTCGGATTTCAGAGTTCAAATTCTTAACTACTTCTTGTATtgcctgatttttttctcctcttccacaAAACTGGAAGGAACTAGGGTAAGTGGAGCCAGTGCCAACAAGCTCCACAACAAATCAAGGGTAGACTTCCAAGCTGGTTTTGGAAAGCATGGTCTTCACTTTCCTCCGGGGCTTGCTCCGTGTCAGAGTGGAGAAATCGTCTGCGAGGGCTGGGGAGCAGCACTGACTTGTGAGCCACGCCGCGGGCCGCGCGTGAAGCTTTCGTTCTGCTTGGCATCAGGGCAAGCTTGCTGGGGAAGATGGTCTGTGCTCGCTCGGTCCATGTCTGACCTgtgtcctctcccctctcccacccccactcccccataAGGCGAGAAACCTCACAAGTGTGAGCTGTGTGACTTCACGTGCCGAGACGTGAGCTACCTGTCCAAGCACATGCTGACCCACTCCAACACCAAGGATTATATGTGCACCGAGTGTGGCTATGTCACCAAGTGGAAGCACTACCTCAGTGTGCACATGCGGAAACATGCAGGGGACCTCAGGTATGAGCACACGCATGCCTCCGTCCCTGTTCCCAAGGGCCTTATGCCAGGCTAGCCTCCTCTTGAACTCACCTTGCTCTCCTGGCCCCAGAGCGACTCCTCCTAttgtccctctctgctcctctcgcCTCAGCTCCATTGCCTGTAGCTGGCCTCTGTGCCTGTGGCCCAGTGTGCATGGTGAGAGCTGTCTGGGCTCAGGGGAGGGAGCGCAGGCCTACACACGAAGGTGTCCCTTGGGTTCTGAGTCCGGTCCTGGGAAAGTAGGGAGGCTGCACCTGTGACCCCAACCCAGGCATGTTTCCCGCTGAGCTGTGGCACAGATGGCCAGGGGGTTTCTCCTAGCTTCCATGCCTCCACGGGAGAATGGGACCTAGGCACAGAAACCTGCCCCATGAGGCTGTAGCCCTGTCAGCTCCTTTGGAGTCCACGGCGGGTTGCTGATATATGCTTTCTTCCCTTTGGGAAGCGATACAGAGGAGGGGTTGGAACACAGGCCCTGAAGCTAGGCTGTCCCTGCCCTTCACTTCCTTTTtaaccttaggcaagttattaaTTTCCGTGCTTTAGTGACCTCACTTGCAAATAGATACCTACGTCACAGGgcagtggaaaaaaagaataaatgatgcGTGTACAGTACCGAGTGTAGAGCCTTGTCCACAGTAAGTGCTCGTTTACCTGTCAAGGGAGATCAATAATTGTgattttgccccccacccccacccctgtcctcctCGCCAGATACCAGTGCAACCAGTGCTCGTACCGCTGCCACCGGGCTGACCAGCTGAGCAGCCACAAGCTGCGCCACCAGGGCAAGTCCCTGATGTGTGAGGTGTGTGCTTTCGCTTGCAAGCGGAAGTATGAGCTGCAGAAGCACATGGCCTCCCAGCACCACCCGGGCGCGCCGGCCCCGCTCTATCCCTGCCGCTACTGCAGCTACCAGAGCCGCCACAAGCAGGCCCTGCTGAGCCACGAGAACTGCAAGCACACCCGCCTCCGGGAGTTCCGCTGTGCCCTCTGCGACTACCGCACCTTCAGCAACACCACCCTCTTCTTCCACAAGCGCAAGGCCCACGGCTACGTGCCCGGGGACCAGGTGTGGCAGCTCCGCTCTGCCAGCCAGGAGCCGGAGGGGGCCAGGCAGTGCCCGACACCCCCGCCAGACTCAGAGCCCTCGAGCCAGCTGTCTGCCCAGCCTGAGGCGCCAGACCGTGACCCCGGGACTGTGGTGGACCCCAACGTGGACCGGGCCCCGCCGGAGCCCGGTGAGGAGGACCGCGCCGGGAGACCGGCTGGCAGCGAGGTTCCGCGGGGGGACGACCTGGGTAGCAGCCCCAGTCCGGCCGAGGCAGATGAAGGTGGCTGCACGCTGCACCTCGAGGCCCTGGGGGTAGAGCTGGAGCCCGTGGCTGAGCCGCCCCTTGAGGAGATCACTGAACCCGCCCCTGCGGAGTTCAGGCCCCTGGACCCCTCGGGGCCCCTGAGACTGGAAGGGCCAGGTGCAACTTTGACAGAGCTGTCTACCTTTGAAGGTGCTGGGACGTCTGGTTTGGATGCTGAAGAAGAGCCCGTTCTGGAAAAGCCAGCCCCTGAAAGCCCCAGAAACCCCCCTTCCTCAGAGGAGCCCCCTGACAGCTGGGTGGGAACCTTCAAGGCAGCTCTGCCTGCTGAgaccgctcccctcccccagttcccGGAGTCAGAGTCCTTACTCAAGGCCCTGCGGAGACAGGACAAAGAGCAAGCAGAGGCTCTGGTGCTGGAGGGGCGGGTTCAGATGGTTGTGATACAGGGAGAGGGGCGGGCCTTCCGCTGCCCGCACTGCCCTTTTATCACCCGCCGGGAGAAGGCCCTGAGTGTGCACTCCAGGACTGGGTGCCAGGGCCGCCGAGAGCCCCTGCTGTGCCCTGAGTGTGGGGCTAGCTTCAAGCAACAGCGTGGCCTCAGCACCCACCTGCTGAAGAAGTGCCCTGTTCTGCTCAGAAAGAACAAGGGCTTACCCAGACCAAGTTCACCCGTCCCTCTGCGTCCTCCGCCCCCGGGCACCCAGGACTCAGGGGATGCAGAAGGTGGGAAGCCCCCACCTGCGCCATTAGAAGTAGAGCTGGTGCTCCCAAAAGAtgctccctctgtgcctcccagGGAGCCGGAAGTAGAGGAGCCTCCTGGCACACTGTGTGTCCCTGCAGTCCCTCCTGCAGGAAACCCCTCACCCGCAGAGACGCCTGAGAAGTTCCACTTCGAGCAGGGCAAGTTTCACTGCAACTCCTGCACGTTCCTCTGTTCTCGGCTCTCCTCCATTACCTCTCACGTGGCCGAAGGCTGCCGGGGGGGACGTGGCGGGGGAGGAAAGCGGGGGGCCGCCCAGACCCAGCCCGTTGCATCCCTCCTGAGCGATGGAGGCTCCGCTCCCCTAAACAGCGGCAGCACAGAGCGCAGCCCCGGGAATGGGGACACGACTGTGGTGCCAAAGCAGAAGGGGGCGCGCTTCTCCTGCCCCACGTGTCCCTTCAGCTGCCAGCAGGAGCGGGCTCTGAGGACTCACCAGACCCGGGGCTGCCCCCTCGAGGGGTCCGGCGAGCTGCACTGCGGCCTCTGCACGTTCACCACTGCCGCCGCTGCCGCCCTGAGGCTACACCAGAAGCGGAGGCACCCTAGCACGGCTCCCGCCCGCGGGCCCCGGCCCCCTCTGCAGTGCGGGGACTGTGGCTTCACCTGTAAGCAGGGCCGGTGCCTACAGCAGCACCGGCGGCTCAAGCACGAGGGAGTGAAGCCGCACCAGTGCCCCTTCTGTGACTTTTCCACCACCAGACGGTACCGGTTGGAGGCGCACCAGTCGCGACACACAGGTGTTGGCCGCATCCCCTGCAGCTCCTGTCCCCAGACATTTGGTACCAACTCAAAACTGCGCTTGCACCGGCTAAGGGTACATGACAAAACACCCACCCACTTCTGTCCCCTCTGTGACTACAGTGGCTACCTCCGCCATGATATCACTCGCCACGTCAACAGTTGCCACCGGGGCACTCCTGCCTTTGCCTGCCCCCGGTGTGAGGCCCAGTTCAGTTCCGAGACGGCACTCAAGCAGCATGCCCTGCGCCGACATCCTGAAcctgcgccccccgcccccggctctcCTGCGGAGGCCACCGAGGGCCCCCTGCACTGCTCCCGCTGTGGGTTGCTGTGCCCCAGCCCCGCCAGCCTGCGAGGACACACCCGGAAACAGCATCCGCGGCTGGAGTGCGGGGCCTGCCAGGAGGCCTTCCCCAGCCGGCCGGCACTGGATGAGCACCGGAGACAGCAGCATTTCAGCCACCGctgccagctctgtgacttcgCTGCCCGGGAGCGGGCGGGCCTGGTGAAGCACTACTTGGAACAGCATGAGGCGGCAGCGGCCTCGGAGGGCGGTGCAGGTGCCAGCCAGCCCCCCCTGCGCTGCCCCTTTTGTGACTTTACGTGCCGCCATCAGCTCGTGCTGGACCACCACGTGAAAGGGCACGGGGGCACCCGGCTCTACAAGTGCACCGACTGTGCTTACAGCACCAAGAACCGGCAGAAGATCACCTGGCACAGCCGCATCCACACCGGGGAAAAGCCCTACCGCTGTCACCTCTGTCCCTATGCCTGTGCTGACCCTTCTCGACTCAAGGTAAGGTTGGGGCCCTGGGGACTTCCCTGATCCCAACTCGCAGCTATGAGCTCTGGGACTTTCGTGAAGCCCCCTAACTTCTCCAAGCCTGAGATTCCTCGTGTGTAAAAGGAAGAGAATACTTCACAGAGTTGTTACAGAGATAAAATTCCGTCACACGTGCTTGGTATGTGATGAAGGCAGGTAATAGTTGGGTGGTAATCTCCGtgataatggctaacatttatcgAGCACTTATTGTATGCTGGATACTAATTTTAGTCCTTCCAAAACACAAGATAGAGTTGCTTTTGCTATTTCTTCTGCAGTTTATCTCACAGGTTAATAAACTGTGAGGTAGAGGTTAAGCCCCCAAAG encodes the following:
- the ZNF142 gene encoding zinc finger protein 142 isoform X2; the encoded protein is MTDPVLDPQPTDSTGEMDGLCPELLLIPPSLSNRGILEPVQSPCPAGNPTPLPADPGCLLVESTATEEDTGNMEIIVEAVAGNLSPGAPGEPPGVLVKVVEVYFCERCEQSFAEPTLLALHQCTETLIQPMQGLSSLPCSVELTPGNLILSGPLQGQGPPDSPLPCPVCRQEFAQPQALKSHFKIHRATPDIFSCPESGCVFSAEDRKGLQHHLRQAHATVPVPCSFRGCPLLFGSQQGMELHRQAHYPFHCNHCSFVGSNVKLFRQHQRSHGAGTQGELSALQGLPSQELLPDIIECYVSPAPKLPSREGEPSEQADTPLPRRESADEEDVEEEEGNGTLKDSQKAPEKAQGAQQLEGDVASGTESLFKTHMCPECKRCFKKRTHLVEHLHLHFPDPSLQCPNCQKFFTSKSKLKTHLLRELGQKAHRCPLCHYSAVERNALNRHMASMHEDISNFYSDTYTCPVCREEFRLSQALKEHLKSHTAAAAAEPLPLRCFQEGCGYTAPDRKAFIRHLKETHGVRAVECRHHSCPVLFATAEAMEAHHKSHYAFHCPHCDFACSNKHLFRKHKKQGHPGSEELRCTFCPFATFNPVAYQDHVGKMHAHEKIHQCPECSFATAHKRVLIRHMLLHTGEKPHKCELCDFTCRDVSYLSKHMLTHSNTKDYMCTECGYVTKWKHYLSVHMRKHAGDLRYQCNQCSYRCHRADQLSSHKLRHQGKSLMCEVCAFACKRKYELQKHMASQHHPGAPAPLYPCRYCSYQSRHKQALLSHENCKHTRLREFRCALCDYRTFSNTTLFFHKRKAHGYVPGDQVWQLRSASQEPEGARQCPTPPPDSEPSSQLSAQPEAPDRDPGTVVDPNVDRAPPEPGEEDRAGRPAGSEVPRGDDLGSSPSPAEADEGGCTLHLEALGVELEPVAEPPLEEITEPAPAEFRPLDPSGPLRLEGPGATLTELSTFEGAGTSGLDAEEEPVLEKPAPESPRNPPSSEEPPDSWVGTFKAALPAETAPLPQFPESESLLKALRRQDKEQAEALVLEGRVQMVVIQGEGRAFRCPHCPFITRREKALSVHSRTGCQGRREPLLCPECGASFKQQRGLSTHLLKKCPVLLRKNKGLPRPSSPVPLRPPPPGTQDSGDAEGGKPPPAPLEVELVLPKDAPSVPPREPEVEEPPGTLCVPAVPPAGNPSPAETPEKFHFEQGKFHCNSCTFLCSRLSSITSHVAEGCRGGRGGGGKRGAAQTQPVASLLSDGGSAPLNSGSTERSPGNGDTTVVPKQKGARFSCPTCPFSCQQERALRTHQTRGCPLEGSGELHCGLCTFTTAAAAALRLHQKRRHPSTAPARGPRPPLQCGDCGFTCKQGRCLQQHRRLKHEGVKPHQCPFCDFSTTRRYRLEAHQSRHTGVGRIPCSSCPQTFGTNSKLRLHRLRVHDKTPTHFCPLCDYSGYLRHDITRHVNSCHRGTPAFACPRCEAQFSSETALKQHALRRHPEPAPPAPGSPAEATEGPLHCSRCGLLCPSPASLRGHTRKQHPRLECGACQEAFPSRPALDEHRRQQHFSHRCQLCDFAARERAGLVKHYLEQHEAAAASEGGAGASQPPLRCPFCDFTCRHQLVLDHHVKGHGGTRLYKCTDCAYSTKNRQKITWHSRIHTGEKPYRCHLCPYACADPSRLKYHMRIHKEERKYLCPDCGYKCKWVNQLKYHMTKHTGLKPYQCPECEYCTNRADALRVHQETRHREARAFMCEQCGKAFKTRFLLRTHLRKHSEAKPYVCNVCHRAFRWAAGLRHHALTHTDRHPFFCRLCSYKAKQKFQVVKHVRRHHPDQADPNQGVGKDPTTPTVHLHDVQLEDPSPPAPAAPPTGPEG